Proteins from a genomic interval of Nocardia sp. BMG51109:
- a CDS encoding Hsp70 family protein, translated as MSIGTVNSVSAVAGDRDRPAVRLRRTAVTFDSTGAACVGGMPRFAPVATDFADLTRRSEPVTLGGRIWTPADLVAAVVGCLVGAAEPTAGPVATFPACYGTRQLSPLRHALDRSGAADTVLMPEPVAAVEWLDAEHGVSESGLTLVYDLGGSSLDVAVVRTEGDRDERGVLGRAVRSRRYGGRPLGTVLARYARTLEPGGSAPVSKVVSLDDTARLRAWTVRNSLPLVRKCVQGAGLTMRDIDRVLLVGGAARPPEVAQVLAELGRPVLMSPDPAHTVAIGAATAAARRAGAGTTSGRYARGAAVVSSAAVASAVAVSAASMLGSGPIGTDGPALEFAPALAGPARDARQDFGRLPPLEGLDDAPPLGGEAEGVWSVTKPVARSYGAVAQSVSTGATAVAERPVATRGAPPHTSPISRRGASPYADPARFTNPLPFDRTPSGPTPAGLSGGRIPSVSLPGSGAFPAPRPPGGSLSNPSEGAAGSHAGTGWAGGTGPGAKASDGPGSAPIAGSPAGTGSAGGGAGGVSAGGAGQSGSAGFGGGSTGTGGSSAGSASSGGDSSGSAPSGGSAGGGSGPAGSSGGGLGNGGVSGGGSASGGSGGGSASDVGKASGGLSGGTSNSGGSSGDGGSSRHGGSSGGKDSGGPSGGGSKSGGSSGGSHGGSGGGGGGGGSRR; from the coding sequence ATGAGCATCGGCACAGTGAACTCCGTCTCGGCGGTGGCCGGTGATCGCGATCGGCCGGCCGTGCGGCTGCGCCGCACGGCCGTCACCTTCGACAGCACCGGCGCCGCATGCGTGGGCGGCATGCCGCGATTCGCCCCGGTGGCAACGGATTTCGCGGATCTCACGCGGCGGTCGGAGCCGGTGACGCTGGGCGGCCGGATCTGGACGCCGGCCGATCTGGTGGCCGCGGTGGTCGGCTGCCTCGTCGGGGCCGCCGAGCCGACGGCGGGACCGGTCGCCACCTTTCCCGCCTGCTACGGCACGCGCCAGCTGTCACCGCTGCGGCACGCCCTGGACCGTTCGGGCGCCGCCGACACCGTGCTGATGCCGGAGCCGGTGGCGGCGGTGGAATGGCTCGACGCGGAACACGGTGTGTCGGAGTCCGGGCTCACGCTGGTCTACGACCTGGGTGGGAGCAGCCTCGACGTCGCGGTCGTGCGCACTGAGGGGGATCGTGACGAGCGGGGTGTGCTGGGCAGGGCGGTGCGCTCGCGCCGGTACGGCGGCCGTCCGCTGGGGACCGTGCTGGCGCGCTATGCCCGCACCCTGGAGCCGGGCGGGTCGGCGCCGGTGTCGAAGGTGGTCTCCCTCGACGACACCGCCCGATTACGCGCGTGGACCGTCCGCAATTCCCTTCCGCTGGTGCGGAAATGCGTGCAGGGCGCGGGCCTGACGATGCGGGACATCGACCGGGTTCTGCTCGTCGGGGGCGCCGCTCGGCCGCCCGAGGTCGCGCAGGTGCTGGCCGAACTCGGCCGGCCCGTGCTGATGTCTCCGGATCCGGCGCACACCGTGGCCATCGGTGCGGCGACGGCCGCGGCCCGGAGGGCGGGCGCGGGAACGACTTCGGGCCGGTACGCGCGGGGCGCGGCCGTGGTGTCCAGTGCCGCGGTCGCTTCCGCGGTGGCCGTGTCGGCCGCGTCCATGCTGGGCAGCGGGCCGATCGGAACCGACGGCCCGGCACTGGAATTCGCGCCGGCGCTGGCCGGCCCCGCGCGCGACGCCCGCCAAGATTTCGGCCGCCTGCCGCCGCTCGAGGGCCTCGACGACGCCCCGCCGCTCGGGGGTGAAGCGGAGGGGGTCTGGTCGGTGACGAAGCCCGTCGCGCGCTCGTACGGTGCAGTGGCGCAGTCGGTGTCGACGGGTGCCACGGCCGTCGCGGAGCGCCCGGTCGCCACGCGTGGTGCCCCGCCGCACACCTCGCCGATCTCCCGCCGCGGCGCCTCGCCCTATGCCGATCCGGCGCGCTTCACCAATCCGCTCCCGTTCGACAGGACTCCGAGCGGCCCCACGCCGGCCGGGCTGTCCGGTGGCCGCATCCCCTCGGTCAGCCTGCCCGGGAGCGGTGCCTTTCCCGCTCCGCGGCCTCCCGGTGGCTCGCTGTCCAATCCGTCCGAGGGGGCGGCGGGCTCCCACGCCGGCACCGGATGGGCGGGCGGAACCGGTCCCGGCGCAAAGGCTTCCGATGGCCCGGGTTCTGCTCCGATCGCGGGGTCACCCGCGGGAACGGGTTCCGCGGGGGGAGGGGCCGGTGGGGTCTCGGCCGGCGGTGCCGGGCAGAGCGGCAGTGCGGGGTTCGGCGGGGGATCGACCGGTACGGGCGGCTCGTCGGCCGGATCGGCGAGCTCCGGCGGTGACTCCTCGGGGAGCGCTCCGTCCGGCGGATCCGCGGGCGGCGGATCGGGACCGGCGGGATCGTCCGGCGGTGGCCTCGGGAACGGTGGAGTCTCCGGCGGCGGATCGGCGTCCGGCGGATCCGGCGGCGGTTCGGCTTCGGACGTCGGCAAGGCGTCCGGCGGCTTGTCCGGCGGCACCTCGAACTCCGGCGGTTCCTCGGGAGACGGTGGTTCCTCGCGACACGGTGGTTCCTCGGGCGGCAAGGATTCCGGTGGGCCCTCGGGTGGTGGCTCCAAGTCGGGTGGTTCGTCGGGGGGATCCCACGGCGGTTCGGGTGGCGGTGGAGGAGGGGGCGGTTCGCGCCGCTGA
- a CDS encoding TIGR00266 family protein — MDTRIIGTVMPVLEVTLQPDDRVIAEAGQLSWMSESIRLRTSSRVMAGGMFGAVRRAFAGAGWFMTEYSAARLPGTVAFAAKLPGQIVPVAVRPDAEYLVHRHGFLCATGDVRVALSFQRRLGAGIFGGTGFTLQRIGGAGNAWVELSGEVVTYDLAPGQTLRVHPGHVGMFEAGVDFDITVLRGIRNILFGGDGLFLAALTGPGRVWLQSLTMSSLAHAVTPYLPLPEAGDRQREHGQ; from the coding sequence GTGGATACCAGAATCATCGGCACCGTGATGCCGGTGCTCGAGGTCACCCTGCAGCCGGACGACCGGGTGATCGCGGAGGCGGGGCAGCTGTCGTGGATGAGTGAGTCCATCCGGCTGCGCACCTCGTCACGGGTCATGGCAGGCGGCATGTTCGGCGCCGTGCGGCGCGCCTTCGCCGGCGCGGGATGGTTCATGACCGAATACTCCGCCGCTCGCCTGCCGGGGACGGTGGCCTTCGCCGCGAAGCTGCCCGGCCAGATCGTGCCGGTCGCCGTGCGGCCGGACGCGGAGTATCTGGTGCATCGGCACGGATTCCTGTGTGCCACCGGCGATGTGCGGGTGGCGCTGAGTTTTCAGCGCCGCCTGGGCGCGGGGATCTTCGGCGGGACCGGATTCACGCTGCAGCGGATCGGCGGTGCGGGAAACGCCTGGGTGGAGTTGTCCGGCGAGGTCGTGACCTACGACCTGGCGCCGGGGCAGACGCTGCGCGTGCACCCGGGACATGTCGGAATGTTCGAGGCCGGTGTCGATTTCGACATCACCGTGCTGCGCGGCATCCGCAACATCCTGTTCGGCGGCGACGGCCTGTTCCTGGCGGCGCTCACCGGGCCGGGCCGGGTGTGGCTGCAATCGCTGACGATGAGCAGCCTGGCACACGCGGTCACGCCGTACCTTCCGCTGCCGGAGGCCGGCGATCGGCAGCGCGAGCACGGACAGTGA
- a CDS encoding HAD family hydrolase: METAEPPQLIALDVDGTLMATGEQISARVRDAVRAAVAAGAHVVITTGRTLLATRMVVEELGLGAGRALCSNGAVHVDISNWEPLSVHTFDPEPAVAVLRTLFPDMVLSVEKVGIGTWTTGYYPGSFRLGEFRFVDDHQLSLEPTTRLNGWWPGGTLTDMVEVMAEQNLPGAGWVHGEHEPWLVASKLGVTKGWALEQLRRELGIPPEVTLAMGDGYNDREMLAWAGHSVAMGNAVDPVLELADEITADVGEDGVAVVLERWFHN; this comes from the coding sequence GTGGAGACAGCAGAACCCCCGCAGTTGATAGCGCTCGATGTGGACGGCACCCTCATGGCGACCGGGGAACAGATCAGTGCCCGGGTACGGGACGCGGTCCGGGCGGCGGTCGCGGCCGGGGCGCACGTGGTGATCACGACCGGCCGCACGCTGCTGGCCACCCGGATGGTGGTCGAGGAGCTGGGTCTCGGCGCGGGCCGGGCGCTGTGCTCGAACGGGGCTGTGCACGTGGATATTTCGAACTGGGAGCCGCTGTCGGTGCACACCTTCGACCCGGAGCCCGCGGTGGCGGTGCTGCGCACGCTGTTCCCCGACATGGTGCTGTCGGTGGAGAAGGTCGGCATCGGCACCTGGACGACGGGGTACTACCCCGGCAGCTTCCGGCTGGGCGAGTTCCGGTTCGTCGACGACCATCAGCTGAGCCTGGAACCGACCACGCGGTTGAACGGCTGGTGGCCGGGCGGCACGCTGACCGACATGGTGGAGGTGATGGCCGAGCAGAACCTGCCCGGCGCGGGCTGGGTGCACGGCGAGCACGAGCCCTGGCTGGTGGCCTCCAAACTGGGCGTGACCAAGGGCTGGGCGCTCGAGCAACTGCGTCGCGAACTCGGTATCCCGCCCGAGGTCACCCTCGCGATGGGCGATGGCTACAATGATCGCGAAATGCTCGCCTGGGCCGGACATTCCGTGGCCATGGGCAATGCGGTGGACCCGGTGCTGGAACTGGCCGACGAGATCACCGCCGACGTCGGGGAGGACGGCGTGGCAGTCGTGCTCGAGCGCTGGTTTCATAACTGA
- a CDS encoding helix-turn-helix transcriptional regulator — translation MAAEPTRFGQVEQTVVERGPTALRIAVGGQLRKLRESRGISREDAGEHIRGSHAKISRLELGRTGFKERDIRDLLTLYGIVDPEEREPFLDLVRKANEPGWWQRFGDLLPQWFETYIGLEHAAESIRTFEAQLIPGLLQTEDYTRAVVSLGHGKDAPRRVELRRRRQEVLERSGGPGLWAVIDEAVLHRAIGGRAVLRGQLEHLAELSNRKNLTIQVLPFEVGGHGAAGSSFTMLRFAEPELPDLVYLEHLTSALYLDRPRDLEMYRQVMDTLSMQAATPEQSRQILLKRATELGE, via the coding sequence ATGGCTGCAGAACCCACACGGTTCGGCCAAGTCGAGCAGACCGTCGTCGAGCGTGGCCCGACGGCATTGCGTATCGCGGTCGGCGGACAGTTGCGCAAGCTACGCGAGTCCCGGGGCATCTCCCGGGAGGACGCGGGCGAGCACATCCGTGGTTCGCATGCCAAGATCAGCCGGCTGGAGCTGGGCCGGACGGGTTTCAAGGAACGCGACATCCGCGACCTTCTGACGCTGTACGGCATCGTCGATCCGGAGGAGCGTGAGCCGTTCCTGGATCTGGTCCGCAAGGCCAACGAGCCGGGGTGGTGGCAGCGGTTCGGCGATCTACTACCACAGTGGTTCGAGACCTACATCGGTCTGGAGCATGCCGCGGAGTCGATCAGAACCTTTGAGGCCCAACTGATTCCGGGCCTCCTGCAGACCGAGGACTACACCCGTGCGGTCGTCTCGCTCGGCCACGGCAAGGACGCGCCGCGCCGGGTGGAGCTGCGTCGGCGTCGGCAGGAGGTGCTGGAGCGGTCCGGCGGGCCCGGGCTGTGGGCGGTGATCGATGAGGCGGTCCTGCATCGGGCGATCGGCGGCCGGGCCGTGCTGCGGGGGCAGCTCGAGCATCTGGCCGAGCTGTCGAACAGGAAGAACCTGACCATTCAGGTGTTGCCCTTCGAGGTCGGCGGGCACGGTGCGGCGGGCAGTTCGTTCACGATGCTGCGCTTCGCCGAGCCGGAATTGCCCGATCTGGTTTATCTCGAGCATCTGACCAGCGCGCTGTACCTGGATCGCCCGCGTGACCTGGAGATGTACCGGCAGGTCATGGACACCCTCAGCATGCAGGCGGCGACGCCGGAGCAGTCGCGCCAGATCCTGCTGAAGAGGGCCACCGAGCTCGGGGAGTAA
- a CDS encoding sirohydrochlorin chelatase translates to MIAVAHGSRDPRSAATISAVVADIAVRRPDLDVRPAFLDLNTPSVEQVVDAVAAQGHTDAVVVPLLLGSAFHARVDLPGLLATAGVRHPRLRLTQADVLGTDPRLVTALRDRIVAAGADPRDERTGIAVAAVGSSSAAANRRTTRIGDLLAAGTAWRTTVCFATTEPGPAEAVSSLRDRGCDRVLVAPWFLAPGLLTDRLRTAAADLRHAETIGAHPLLAEVALDRYAAAITPTLDLSA, encoded by the coding sequence CTGATCGCCGTGGCGCACGGCAGCCGCGATCCCCGTTCGGCCGCGACGATATCCGCCGTGGTCGCCGATATCGCCGTGCGGCGTCCCGACCTGGACGTCCGGCCGGCGTTTCTCGATCTGAACACCCCCTCGGTGGAGCAGGTCGTGGATGCCGTTGCCGCCCAGGGACATACCGACGCCGTGGTGGTTCCGCTCCTGTTGGGCAGCGCATTTCACGCCCGTGTCGATCTGCCGGGCCTGCTGGCCACCGCCGGCGTTCGGCACCCGCGCCTGCGCCTGACCCAGGCCGATGTCCTCGGCACCGATCCGCGCCTGGTCACCGCGCTGCGCGACCGCATCGTCGCCGCCGGTGCCGACCCGCGCGACGAACGCACCGGAATCGCGGTCGCCGCCGTCGGATCGTCCTCGGCCGCGGCCAACCGCCGCACGACACGGATCGGCGACCTGCTCGCCGCCGGCACCGCCTGGCGGACCACCGTCTGCTTCGCCACCACGGAACCCGGCCCGGCCGAGGCGGTTTCGAGCCTGCGCGACCGCGGCTGCGATCGTGTGCTGGTGGCCCCGTGGTTCCTCGCCCCCGGCCTGCTCACCGATCGCCTGCGCACCGCGGCCGCCGATCTCCGGCACGCGGAAACCATCGGCGCACACCCGCTTCTCGCCGAGGTGGCGCTGGACAGATATGCGGCTGCCATAACGCCTACCCTGGATCTGTCCGCCTGA
- a CDS encoding sulfate adenylyltransferase subunit 1 produces the protein MSDLLRLATAGSVDDGKSTLVGRLLFDTKSVLADQIDAVTRASVDRGLSTPDLSLLVDGLRAEREQGITIDVAYRYFATPRRTFVLADTPGHVQYTRNTVSGASTAQLVILLVDARKGVIEQTRRHAAVMALLGVPRLVLAVNKIDLVDDAAGVFAEIAAEFTELTTRLGWAPEDVVEIPVSALHGDNVASRSENTPFYDGPSLIEYLESVPVDADSSGPHQVGLRFPVQYVIRPRTAEHPDYRGYAGQVAAGAVSKGDEVVVLPSGIRSTIERIDTPDGELATAQPGRSVTLILTDDVDISRGDIIASAIDAPEPLDSFDATVCWLGDKPLRPGARLLLKHGTRTTQAIVGALLERFDEQNLAADPDPESLALNDIGRVSVRVADPVVADDYRVNRHTGSFLLIDPSGGNTLAAGLVGDVLTAVEVGTEAGS, from the coding sequence ATGTCCGACCTGTTACGACTGGCCACCGCCGGCAGCGTCGACGACGGCAAGTCCACACTGGTCGGACGTCTTCTCTTCGATACGAAATCCGTTCTGGCCGACCAGATCGACGCCGTCACCCGCGCATCGGTCGACCGGGGCCTGTCCACCCCCGACCTGTCGCTGCTCGTCGACGGCCTGCGCGCCGAGCGCGAGCAGGGCATCACCATCGATGTGGCGTACCGCTACTTCGCCACGCCCCGGCGGACCTTCGTGCTGGCCGACACCCCGGGTCATGTGCAGTACACCCGCAACACGGTGTCGGGGGCATCGACGGCCCAGCTGGTCATTCTGCTCGTCGACGCCCGCAAGGGTGTGATCGAGCAGACCCGCCGGCACGCCGCGGTGATGGCGCTGCTGGGGGTGCCGAGGCTCGTCCTGGCCGTGAACAAGATCGACCTGGTCGACGACGCGGCCGGGGTGTTCGCCGAGATCGCGGCCGAATTCACCGAACTCACCACGCGACTCGGCTGGGCGCCCGAGGACGTGGTGGAGATCCCGGTGTCCGCGCTGCACGGCGACAATGTCGCGTCGCGCTCCGAGAACACGCCGTTCTACGACGGGCCGTCGCTCATCGAGTACCTGGAGTCGGTGCCGGTCGACGCCGACAGCTCCGGCCCGCATCAGGTCGGGCTGCGGTTCCCGGTGCAGTATGTGATCCGCCCGCGCACCGCCGAGCACCCGGACTACCGCGGCTACGCGGGACAGGTTGCCGCGGGCGCGGTGTCGAAGGGTGACGAGGTCGTGGTGCTGCCGTCGGGCATCCGCAGCACGATCGAACGGATCGACACCCCGGACGGCGAACTGGCCACCGCGCAGCCGGGCCGCAGCGTCACGCTGATCCTGACCGACGACGTCGACATCTCCCGCGGCGACATCATCGCCTCGGCCATCGATGCTCCGGAACCGCTGGACTCGTTCGACGCCACGGTCTGCTGGCTGGGCGACAAACCGCTGCGCCCGGGTGCGCGGCTGCTGCTCAAGCACGGCACCCGCACCACCCAGGCCATCGTCGGCGCGCTGCTGGAGCGTTTCGACGAACAGAACCTGGCCGCCGATCCCGACCCGGAATCGTTGGCGCTCAACGATATCGGCCGCGTCTCGGTGCGCGTCGCCGATCCGGTCGTCGCCGACGACTACCGCGTCAACCGGCACACCGGCAGCTTCCTGCTCATCGACCCGTCGGGCGGCAACACGCTCGCAGCCGGGCTGGTGGGCGACGTCCTGACCGCCGTCGAGGTGGGCACGGAAGCCGGCAGCTGA
- the cysD gene encoding sulfate adenylyltransferase subunit CysD, with protein MSTPVTETESAILASLEDFDTLAALESEAIHIFREVAGEFERPVILFSGGKDSTVLLHLALKAFWPAPLPFAVLHVDTGHNLPEVLEFRDRVVEKYGLRLHVAAVEQYLADGRLTERADGIRNPLQTVPLLDAIADNRFDAVFGGGRRDEERSRAKERIFSLRDAFGRWDPKRQRPELWNLYNGRHAPGEHVRVFPLSNWTELDIWRYIARENIDLATIYYAHERPVYQRDGMWMTPGSWGGPRDDEELVVKSVRYRTVGDGSTTGAILSTAATNEDILAEVAASRLTERGATRGDDRVSEAAMEDRKREGYF; from the coding sequence ATGAGTACACCAGTTACCGAAACCGAGTCCGCCATTCTCGCCTCGCTCGAGGACTTCGACACCCTGGCCGCACTCGAGAGCGAAGCGATCCATATCTTCCGCGAGGTCGCGGGCGAGTTCGAGCGGCCGGTGATCCTGTTCTCCGGCGGCAAGGACTCCACGGTGCTGCTGCACCTGGCGCTCAAGGCGTTCTGGCCGGCGCCGCTGCCGTTCGCGGTGCTGCACGTGGACACCGGGCACAACCTGCCGGAGGTGCTCGAGTTCCGCGATCGCGTCGTCGAGAAGTACGGGCTGCGCCTGCACGTCGCCGCGGTCGAGCAGTATCTCGCCGACGGCCGGCTGACCGAGCGCGCCGACGGCATCCGCAACCCGCTGCAGACGGTGCCCCTTCTGGACGCCATCGCCGACAACCGCTTCGACGCGGTATTCGGCGGCGGCCGCCGCGACGAGGAACGCTCCCGCGCCAAGGAACGCATCTTCTCGCTGCGCGACGCGTTCGGGCGCTGGGATCCCAAGCGGCAGCGCCCCGAACTGTGGAACCTGTACAACGGCCGGCACGCGCCGGGCGAGCACGTGCGGGTGTTCCCGCTGAGCAACTGGACCGAACTCGACATCTGGCGCTACATCGCCCGCGAGAACATCGACCTCGCGACGATCTACTACGCCCACGAGCGCCCCGTCTACCAGCGCGACGGCATGTGGATGACGCCCGGCTCGTGGGGCGGCCCGCGCGACGACGAGGAACTGGTCGTGAAATCGGTGCGCTACCGCACCGTCGGCGACGGATCCACCACGGGCGCAATACTGTCGACCGCCGCGACCAACGAGGACATCCTCGCCGAGGTCGCCGCGTCGAGGCTGACCGAACGCGGGGCCACCCGAGGCGACGACCGCGTCTCGGAAGCGGCAATGGAAGACCGCAAGCGAGAGGGCTACTTCTGA
- a CDS encoding phosphoadenylyl-sulfate reductase: protein MATTSDKLSEDELRRIAEDGAAQLGPEASAAELLRWTEDTFGRGPLGQGPEAEAERNHGGPPSGPNGCGYIVASNMQDAVLVHLAAQVRAGVDILFLDTGYHFAETIGTRDAVETVYGVNIVNVEPENTVAEQDRLLGKDLFARDPGECCRLRKVVPLKRSLSGYNAWVTGIRRVESPTRANAPLISFDEGFGLVKINPIAAWTDDEMAAYIEEHGILVNPLVDEGYPSIGCAPCTRKPEPGSDPRSGRWAGLAKTECGLHAS from the coding sequence ATGGCAACCACTTCGGACAAACTCTCCGAGGACGAACTGCGCAGAATCGCGGAAGACGGTGCGGCGCAACTGGGTCCGGAAGCCTCGGCGGCCGAGCTGCTGCGGTGGACCGAGGACACGTTCGGGCGCGGCCCGCTCGGTCAGGGGCCGGAGGCGGAAGCCGAGCGTAACCACGGAGGCCCCCCGAGCGGGCCCAATGGATGCGGCTACATCGTCGCGTCGAATATGCAGGACGCGGTGCTCGTACACCTGGCGGCGCAGGTCCGCGCGGGTGTCGACATCCTGTTCCTGGACACCGGCTACCACTTCGCCGAGACCATCGGCACCCGCGACGCCGTCGAGACCGTCTACGGCGTGAATATCGTCAACGTCGAGCCGGAAAACACCGTGGCCGAACAGGATCGGCTGCTCGGCAAGGATTTGTTCGCGCGCGATCCGGGCGAATGCTGCCGGTTGCGCAAGGTGGTGCCGCTGAAGCGGTCGCTGTCCGGCTACAACGCCTGGGTCACCGGCATCCGCCGGGTGGAGTCCCCTACCCGCGCCAACGCGCCCCTGATCTCCTTCGACGAGGGTTTCGGCCTGGTGAAGATCAACCCGATCGCCGCCTGGACCGACGACGAGATGGCCGCGTACATCGAAGAGCACGGCATTCTCGTCAATCCCCTGGTCGACGAGGGGTATCCGTCCATCGGTTGCGCTCCGTGCACGCGGAAGCCGGAACCGGGATCCGATCCGCGAAGCGGCCGCTGGGCCGGCCTCGCCAAGACCGAATGCGGGTTGCACGCGTCATGA
- a CDS encoding nitrite/sulfite reductase → MTSSTDAGPTSESERSARQQEVAREREQAARERRVRSRAQTPSGPRERTGKPVRRKSEGQWALGYREPLNPNEQSKKDDNPLNVRARIENIYAKGGFDSIDKGDLRGRFRWWGLYTQREQGYDGTWTGDENIDLLEARYFMMRVRCDGGALNVEQLRTLGGISTEFARDTADLSDRENLQYHWIEIENVPEIWRRLESVGLQTTEACGDCPRVVLGSPLAGESLDEVLDATPAVEEIVRRYIGKKEYSNLPRKFKTAISGQQDVVHEINDVAFVGVEHPEHGPGLDLWVGGGLSTNPMLAQRVGAWVPLDEVPEVWEAVVSLFRDYGYRRLRTKARLKFLIKDWGIEKFREVLETEYLKRKLIDGPAPEAPTRPIDHVGVQKLRNGLNAVGFSPIAGRVKGSILTQVADAVERVGADRIRFTPYQKLIVLDVPDDKIDELIGELEPLGLHARPSLWRRNLVACSGIEFCKLSFVETRKRSQTLAPELDQRLADINAQLDVPITININGCPNSCGRSQIADIGFKGQLVDDGNGNQVEGYQVHLGGSLGFDAAFGRKLRQHKVTSAEIGDYIERVVRNFAKNRNEGERFSQWAVRADDADLR, encoded by the coding sequence ATGACGTCGAGCACCGACGCCGGTCCCACATCCGAATCCGAACGCAGCGCGCGTCAGCAGGAGGTCGCGCGCGAGCGCGAACAGGCCGCCCGCGAGCGTCGGGTGCGTTCGCGCGCACAAACGCCCAGCGGCCCGCGCGAACGCACGGGTAAGCCGGTCCGCCGCAAGTCCGAGGGACAGTGGGCGCTCGGCTACCGGGAACCGCTGAACCCCAACGAGCAGAGCAAGAAGGACGACAACCCGCTCAACGTCCGCGCCCGCATCGAGAACATCTACGCCAAGGGCGGTTTCGACTCGATCGACAAGGGCGATCTGCGCGGCCGGTTCCGCTGGTGGGGCCTCTACACCCAGCGCGAGCAGGGCTACGACGGCACCTGGACCGGCGACGAGAACATCGATCTGCTCGAGGCGCGCTACTTCATGATGCGGGTGCGCTGCGACGGCGGCGCCCTGAATGTCGAGCAGCTGCGCACCCTCGGCGGGATCTCCACGGAGTTCGCCCGCGACACCGCCGACCTGTCCGACCGCGAGAACCTGCAGTACCACTGGATCGAGATCGAGAACGTCCCCGAGATCTGGCGGCGGCTGGAGTCGGTCGGGCTGCAGACCACCGAGGCCTGCGGCGACTGCCCCCGCGTGGTGCTGGGATCGCCGCTGGCCGGCGAATCGCTGGACGAGGTCCTCGACGCCACGCCGGCGGTCGAGGAGATCGTGCGCCGCTACATCGGCAAGAAGGAGTACTCGAACCTCCCGCGCAAGTTCAAGACCGCGATCTCGGGCCAGCAGGACGTGGTGCACGAGATCAACGACGTGGCCTTCGTCGGAGTGGAACATCCCGAGCACGGCCCCGGCCTGGACCTGTGGGTCGGCGGCGGCCTGTCCACCAACCCGATGCTGGCCCAGCGGGTCGGCGCGTGGGTGCCGCTGGACGAGGTGCCGGAGGTCTGGGAGGCGGTCGTCTCGCTGTTCCGCGACTACGGCTACCGCCGGCTGCGCACCAAGGCCCGGCTGAAGTTCCTGATCAAGGACTGGGGCATCGAAAAATTCCGCGAAGTTCTCGAAACGGAGTACCTGAAGCGCAAGCTCATCGACGGCCCCGCCCCGGAGGCGCCGACCCGCCCGATCGACCACGTCGGTGTGCAGAAGCTGCGCAACGGTCTCAACGCGGTCGGGTTCTCCCCCATCGCCGGTCGTGTCAAGGGCAGCATCCTCACCCAGGTCGCCGATGCGGTGGAGCGCGTCGGCGCCGACCGCATCCGCTTCACCCCCTACCAGAAGCTGATCGTGCTCGACGTGCCCGACGACAAGATCGACGAGCTGATCGGCGAACTGGAACCGCTGGGCCTGCACGCCCGCCCCTCGCTGTGGCGGCGAAACCTGGTGGCGTGCAGCGGTATCGAGTTCTGCAAGCTGTCGTTCGTGGAGACCCGCAAGCGGTCGCAGACACTGGCCCCGGAGCTCGATCAGCGGCTGGCCGATATCAACGCCCAGCTCGATGTGCCGATCACGATCAATATCAACGGCTGCCCCAATTCGTGCGGCCGCTCCCAGATCGCCGACATCGGGTTCAAGGGCCAGCTGGTCGACGACGGCAACGGGAATCAGGTCGAGGGCTATCAGGTTCATCTGGGTGGCAGTCTCGGTTTCGACGCCGCCTTCGGCCGAAAACTGCGTCAGCACAAGGTGACCAGCGCCGAGATCGGCGACTACATCGAACGTGTGGTGCGCAATTTCGCCAAGAACCGCAACGAGGGCGAGCGGTTCTCGCAGTGGGCCGTCCGCGCCGACGACGCCGACCTTCGGTAA
- a CDS encoding Ms4527A family Cys-rich leader peptide, which yields MTGLGVRLVARRHVDFKRVCSASCLPECLR from the coding sequence ATGACTGGGCTCGGAGTTCGACTGGTGGCGCGTCGTCACGTCGACTTCAAGCGTGTCTGCAGTGCCAGCTGTCTGCCGGAGTGCCTCCGGTAG
- a CDS encoding antibiotic biosynthesis monooxygenase: MMSRRADLPFVRGTSPTYYAAILTTALSPDPGDLTGYADAAAEMAELAERIDGYLGMEFARDPACGITVSYWRDLEALRRWRDDIDHLAAQRLGRERFYLGYRARICRVEREYEWTRPPGRTRGPAADSP; this comes from the coding sequence ATGATGTCGAGGCGTGCAGATCTCCCGTTCGTCCGCGGTACGTCCCCGACCTACTACGCCGCGATCCTGACCACGGCGCTCTCCCCGGATCCCGGGGACCTGACGGGTTATGCGGACGCGGCCGCGGAAATGGCCGAACTCGCCGAACGGATCGACGGGTACCTCGGGATGGAGTTCGCGCGCGATCCGGCGTGCGGCATCACGGTGTCCTACTGGCGTGATCTCGAGGCGCTGCGGCGCTGGCGCGACGACATCGATCACCTCGCGGCGCAACGCCTCGGGCGAGAACGATTCTACCTGGGGTATCGGGCCCGGATCTGCCGCGTCGAGCGCGAATACGAATGGACCCGACCGCCGGGACGGACACGCGGACCCGCCGCCGACTCGCCGTAA